From Nilaparvata lugens isolate BPH chromosome 7, ASM1435652v1, whole genome shotgun sequence, one genomic window encodes:
- the LOC111063674 gene encoding larval cuticle protein A3A-like isoform X1 has protein sequence MIYLQIALVSCLLAVASAGVIPAAPVAYAAHAAPVAYAAHAAPLAYAAHAAPVATYAAHAAPVVATKAAVVDEYDPHPEYSFAYDVQDALTGDSKSQHESRSGDVVQGSYSLVEPDGTRRTVDYTADPVNGFNAVVHKEPAAHPVVAKVAAPVAYAAPVAKVAAPVAYAAHAAPVAYAAHAAPVAYAAHAAPVAYAHHAAPVAYAHHAAPVAYAAHAAPVAYAAHHATPVAYAAHY, from the exons atgatttatttGCAGATCGCTCTCGTATCGTGCCTTTTGGCTGTCGCCTCAGCGGGAGTCATCCCAGCTGCCCCCGTAGCCTACGCTGCCCATGCCGCCCCCGTGGCCTACGCTGCACACGCCGCCCCCCTGGCCTACGCTGCCCATGCCGCCCCCGTCGCCACTTACGCCGCACACGCCGCCCCCGTCGTAGCCACCAAGGCAGCCGTCGTCGACGAGTACGACCCACACCCAGAGTACAGCTTCGCCTACGATGTCCAGGATGCTCTGACCGGAGACTCCAAGAGCCAGCACGAGAGCCGATCCGGAGATGTTGTCCAGGGCAGCTACTCCCTGGTTGAGCCCGATGGCACCAGGAGAACCGTCGACTACACCGCTGATCCCGTCAACGGATTCAACGCTGTTGTCCACAAGGAGCCCGCTGCTCACCCAGTTGTCGCCAAGGTTGCCGCCCCCGTCGCATACGCCGCCCCAGTCGCTAAG GTCGCCGCCCCTGTTGCATACGCCGCTCATGCCGCCCCCGTAGCATACGCTGCCCATGCCGCCCCCGTTGCATACGCCGCCCATGCTGCCCCAGTCGCATACGCTCATCATGCCGCCCCCGTTGCATACGCTCATCATGCTGCCCCCGTGGCATACGCCGCTCACGCCGCCCCCGTAGCTTATGCTGCCCATCACGCCACCCCCGTGGCCTACGCCGCTCACTACTAA
- the LOC111063674 gene encoding cuticle protein 21-like isoform X2: MKSIIRSPSITQFHCCFNMQVQIALVSCLLAVASAGVIPAAPVAYAAHAAPVAYAAHAAPLAYAAHAAPVATYAAHAAPVVATKAAVVDEYDPHPEYSFAYDVQDALTGDSKSQHESRSGDVVQGSYSLVEPDGTRRTVDYTADPVNGFNAVVHKEPAAHPVVAKVAAPVAYAAPVAKVAAPVAYAAHAAPVAYAAHAAPVAYAAHAAPVAYAHHAAPVAYAHHAAPVAYAAHAAPVAYAAHHATPVAYAAHY; the protein is encoded by the exons ATCGCTCTCGTATCGTGCCTTTTGGCTGTCGCCTCAGCGGGAGTCATCCCAGCTGCCCCCGTAGCCTACGCTGCCCATGCCGCCCCCGTGGCCTACGCTGCACACGCCGCCCCCCTGGCCTACGCTGCCCATGCCGCCCCCGTCGCCACTTACGCCGCACACGCCGCCCCCGTCGTAGCCACCAAGGCAGCCGTCGTCGACGAGTACGACCCACACCCAGAGTACAGCTTCGCCTACGATGTCCAGGATGCTCTGACCGGAGACTCCAAGAGCCAGCACGAGAGCCGATCCGGAGATGTTGTCCAGGGCAGCTACTCCCTGGTTGAGCCCGATGGCACCAGGAGAACCGTCGACTACACCGCTGATCCCGTCAACGGATTCAACGCTGTTGTCCACAAGGAGCCCGCTGCTCACCCAGTTGTCGCCAAGGTTGCCGCCCCCGTCGCATACGCCGCCCCAGTCGCTAAG GTCGCCGCCCCTGTTGCATACGCCGCTCATGCCGCCCCCGTAGCATACGCTGCCCATGCCGCCCCCGTTGCATACGCCGCCCATGCTGCCCCAGTCGCATACGCTCATCATGCCGCCCCCGTTGCATACGCTCATCATGCTGCCCCCGTGGCATACGCCGCTCACGCCGCCCCCGTAGCTTATGCTGCCCATCACGCCACCCCCGTGGCCTACGCCGCTCACTACTAA